Proteins encoded by one window of Girardinichthys multiradiatus isolate DD_20200921_A chromosome 14, DD_fGirMul_XY1, whole genome shotgun sequence:
- the haus6 gene encoding HAUS augmin-like complex subunit 6 isoform X1 translates to MANPTLMQKKNGQYLWFALLGQGFQPEAAAASLAGKTNIKHLSLGPNMFDKPNKDAFYLVTHFLLEKLNPGRFHEAYRHCWPVLDHKADAEFRKVTCTWLREIMDETANAGSKVVMSLFLSPGGPKFIGLMLHLASHVMLQDMKTFTTDRSWVPEAAATPASTSDMAVVRLNLARSRFLKAAVDQDRFLHDYQRRAQALVKSMRDIKADGAKYDQLLKRHVSEADQDADSLSEKIRKVRTLWSAIEGMLSAIKEEQTAVESVLKGEVDQHILDGTNRVLKLPRCLLDRIEHLPHQLNSGNVYEAGQLNLLCVMELLTHALQLLKEERCQVSAAPKSQPGAQHLQEKCHQMSRVLQELHLVRQKLSKEEIPEVRRAIRELQADWDRRWMHTLKEKPLVSFLNEDPALGFLSPMAPLSFEPAPEATYRHSIFAQFPAKLLEEKPAEMESAESVNTRLHIRSCPTVSSTTEHPVVPEVSRANTSLDWLFDTLPSPPRKATAEPPLQASVRKTAHQKTAPLKTETEILDLEYENLADQFADAITATGPSEIRGKGLDLQGLLGTLQKDPFSARKQLPRTPESLIMDVKSSWRKAVQEDEAKERCLSTELNDSITGRLCPDNQLQNISPDAPSQTASHTPAPTLTAQNSSSVCQQRVFLKSSLLWDTFNTEAHDNPSGMSALQFSLDHETLPEMPSCDSLNLEDEAVDMTSEEEEEVLIPSLKAKLKQTLLTSPHRGSNKVPLMESVGTAEGLSGYRDSSMEKSWLLEPATSEENTKAFSLDLDSLDSPPKNQEYSLPTLITFSPI, encoded by the exons ATGGCGAACCCGACTCTGATGCAGAAGAAGAACGGACAGTATCTGTGGTTTGCTCTCCTCGGTCAGGGCTTCCAACCGGAAGCTGCGGCTGCTTCACTAGCAGGCAAAACCAACATCAAACATCTCAGCCTTGGACC GAATATGTTCGACAAACCAAACAAAGACGCCTTCTACTTGGTAACCCACTTCCTGTTGGAGAAACTCAATCCTGGTCGCTTTCATGAAGCATACAG GCACTGCTGGCCGGTTTTGGACCACAAAGCAGATGCTGAGTTCCGCAAGGTTACCTGTACCTGGCTGCGGGAAATCATG GATGAAACCGCCAATGCTGGATCTAAAGTGGTGATGTCATTGTTCCTGTCCCCCGGTGGTCCCAAGTTCATCGGCTTGATGCTTCATTTAGCCAGCCATGTGATGTTGCAGGACATGAAAACATTCACCACAG ATAGGAGTTGGGTTCCGGAGGCTGCAGCCACGCCTGCATCCACCTCGGATATGGCAGTGGTAAGGCTAAATCTCGCCCGTAGCAGGTTCTTGAAAGCTGCAGTGGATCAGGACCGTTTTCTCCATGACTACCAAAGACGAGCTCA GGCTCTGGTTAAGTCCATGAGAGACATCAAAGCGGATGGTGCCAAGTACGATCAGCTCCTCAA GCGTCACGTTTCTGAAGCTGATCAGGATGCAGATTCTCTCTCTGAGAAGATCAGGAAG GTGCGTACTTTGTGGTCAGCCATTGAAGGAATGCTATCTGCTATCAAGGAGGAGCAAACTGCAGTGGAAAGTGTCTTAAAAGGGGAAGTAGATCAGCACATCCTGGATGGGACAAATCGCGTCCTCAAACTTCCTCGTTGTCTACTGGACAGAATCGAGCATCTTCCACATCAG TTAAATTCAGGGAACGTGTATGAGGCTGGCCAGCTGAACCTCCTCTGTGTGATGGAGTTGTTGACTCATGCGCTGCAGCTTCTGAAAGAGGAACGTTGTCAGGTCTCTGCTGCCCCCAAGTCCCAGCCTGGTGCTCAGCACCTTCAGGAAAAGTGCCACCAGATGTCCCGGGTGCTGCAGGAGCTCCACCTCGTCAG GCAGAAACTTTCCAAGGAGGAAATTCCAGAAGTCAGGAGAGCCATCAGAGAGCTTCAGGCGGACTGGGACCGGAGGTGGATGCATACTCTGAAAGAAAAGCCCCTTGTGTCCTTCCTGAATGAAGATCCT gCTCTTGGTTTCCTCTCACCAATGGCTCCACTGTCTTTCGAACCGGCTCCTGAAGCTACATACAGGCATAGTATCTTTGCTCAGTTTCCTGCAAAACTCCTTG AAGAAAAGCCTGCAGAGATGGAGTCAGCAGAAAGTGTGAACACACGTCTTCATATCAGAAG ttgtcCTACGGTGTCCAGCACAACTGAACATCCTGTTGTCCCTGAAGTATCAAGAGCAAATACATCTCTGGACTGGCTTTTTGACACGCTGCCATCCCCTCCTCGGAAGGCCACAGCTGAACCACCACTTCAG GCCAGCGTTCGCAAGACAGCCCATCAGAAGACGGCTCCACTGAAGACAGAAACGGAGATTTTAGATTTGGAATATGAAAACCTTGCTGATCAG TTTGCAGACGCTATAACTGCGACTGGTCCTTCTGAGATCCGAGGGAAAGGTCTGGATCTGCAGGGTCTTCTCGGCACCCTTCAGAAGGATCCCTTCTCTGCTAGAAAGCAGCTGCCTCGTACACCTGAGAGCTTGA TAATGGATGTGAAAAGCTCCTGGAGAAAGGCCGTCCAAGAGGATGAAGCCAAAGAAAGGTGCCTGTCAACTGAGTTGAACGACAGCATAACTGGGCGACTCTGCCCTGACAATCAGCTGCAAAATATCAGCCCTGATGCTCCCTCCCAGACTGCATCCCACACGCCTGCCCCCACTCTCACGGCTCAGAACAGCTCCTCTGTCTGCCAACAGCGAGTCTTCCTCAAGTCTTCTCTTTTATGGGATACCTTCAACACTGAGGCCCATGACAACCCCAGTGGCATGAGCGCCCTTCAGTTTAGCCTAGACCACGAAACCCTGCCTGAAATGCCGAGCTGCGACAGTTTGAACCTCGAGGACGAAGCTGTAGATATGACAAgcgaggaagaggaagaggtgCTCATCCCCTCCTTAAAGGCCAAGTTAAAGCAGACCCTACTGACCTCACCTCATCGAGGGAGCAACAAAGTCCCCCTGATGGAAAGCGTCGGGACAGCTGAAGGTTTGTCAGGCTACAGGGACTCTAGTATGGAGAAAAGCTGGTTGCTTGAACCTGCAACATCAGAAGAGAATACCAAGGCGTTTTCACTGGATCTGGATTCACTGGATTCACCTCCAAAGAACCAAGAGTACAGCCTGCCGACACTGATCACCTTCTCCCCTATATAG
- the plaa gene encoding phospholipase A-2-activating protein yields the protein MASSNSYKLRCSIPGHEMDVRGLAAAVFPEGAFVSVSRDRTGRVWVPNCSPDKGFTEMHCMSGHSNFVSCVCVIAPNETYPRGLIATGGNDNNICVFTLDQPQPLYTLQGHKNTVCTLSSGKFGTLLSGSWDTTAKIWLNEKCMMTLQGHTAAVWAVIILPEQGLMLSGSADKTIKLWKAGRCERTFTGHEDCVRGLAVISSTEFFSCSNDTSIRRWLVTGECVQVYYSHTNYIYSLAVFPNSQDFISTGEDRSLRIWRKGECCQTIRLPAQSVWCCCLLPNGDIAVGASDGIIRIFTEAEDRMASAEDLQAFEDELSKATIDPKTGDLGDIKLEDLPGREHLNEPGNRDGQTRLIKDGQKVEAYQWSVSDGRWMKIGDVVGGSNQQTSKSVVYEGKEYDYVFTIDVNEGGPSMKLPYNVSDDPWLAAHNFLQKNDLSPMFLDQVAKFIIENTKGHEVGPAQPSSGDPLTGGSRYVPGLGNDDSGFGADPFTGAGRYIPGSSSNESAPSGMADPFTGKGAYSSAAQRQTQTNVYFPKTDAVTFEQANAPQIIAKLKELNEGAPQEHKLSEETMESLEGLLQVVCEANSPEPPPTIQQISLLWKVSHWPEEIVFPVLDILRLAVRHPQVNESLCGEAEGVQLCNHLLSLMRPEGRPANQLLALRTLCNCFSGRHGRALLMSQRETILSRAADLAAVCNKNIHIALATLVLNYAGCLHSQPDLEAKAQCLSVASRALETVQDKEAIFRLLVALGTTVASDQTAQDLARSLGVGSQISRYSTVSEPSKVGECCQLVLKALH from the exons atggcatCATCCAACTCGTACAAACTCAGATGCTCCATCCCAGGCCACGAGATGGACGTGAGAGGACTGGCGGCCGCTGTTTTCCCAGAGGGAGCTTTCGTCTCCGTGTCCAGAGACCGAACCGGAAGAGTTTGGGTACCGAACTGCAG CCCGGATAAAGGATTCACTGAGATGCACTGTATGTCTGGACACTCAAATTTTGTATCTTGTGTATGCGTCATTGCACCCAATGAAACGTACCCCCGGGGTCTGATTGCCACTGGTGGGAATGATaacaacatttgtgtttttactctGGACCAACCGCAGCCCCTCTACACCTTGCAAGGTCACAAAAATACAG tttGCACTTTGTCCTCTGGGAAATTTGGAACGCTTTTAAGTGGCTCCTGGGACACGACGGCCAAAATTTGGCTCAACGAGAAGTGCATGATGACTTTGCAG GGGCACACTGCAGCTGTGTGGGCAGTAATCATCTTACCTGAGCAAGGCTTGATGCTCTCTGGATCAGCAGATAAGACCATAAAGCTTTGGAAGGCTGGCCGATGTGAGAGGACGTTTACAG GGCACGAGGATTGTGTAAGAGGACTGGCAGTGATCAGCAGCACAGAGTTCTTCTCCTGCAGCAATGACACCAGTATCAGAAGGTGGCTGGTGACAGGCGAATGTGTACAGGTCTACTACAGTCACACCAACTACATCTACAGCTTAGCTGTCTTCCCCAATAGTCAAG ATTTCATAAGCACAGGAGAGGACAGGAGTTTGAGGATATGGAGGAAAGGAGAGTGCTGCCAGACCATCCGTCTCCCTGCCCAGTCAGTCTGGTGCTGCTGTCTTCTACCCAACGGCGATATAGCTGTTGGTGCCAG TGATGGCATTATTCGTATCTTTACGGAAGCTGAGGACCGCATGGCCAGCGCCGAAGACCTACAGGCTTTTGAAGACGAGCTCTCCAAAGCTACCATAGACCCTAAAACGGGGGACCTTGGGGACATCAAACTGGAAGACCTGCCTGGAAGAGAGCACCTCAATGAGCCTG GGAATCGCGACGGTCAAACGCGTTTGATCAAAGATGGACAGAAGGTGGAGGCGTATCAGTGGAGCGTCAGCGATGGCCGCTGGATGAAAATCGGGGATGTGGTCGGAGGCTCGAACCAACAGACCTCTAAGAGTGTGGTGTATGAAGGAAAG GAGTACGATTACGTCTTCACCATCGATGTGAACGAGGGAGGACCATCCATGAAGCTGCCTTATAACGTGTCAGATGACCCCTGGCTGGCGGCGCACAACTTCCTGCAGAAAAATGATCTCAGCCCCATGTTCCTCGACCAAGTTGCTAAGTTTATAATTGAGAACACTAAAGGACACGAGGTGGGTCCTGCTCAGCCCAGCAGTGGTGATCCGCTCACAG GAGGATCTCGATATGTTCCTGGCTTAGGTAATGATGACTCGGGCTTCGGAGCAGATCCCTTTACAG GCGCTGGTCGCTACATCCCAGGCTCAAGTTCCAACGAAAGCGCTCCATCGGGCATGGCAGATCCATTTACTG GAAAAGGCGCCTACTCCTCAGCCGCCCAGAGGCAGACCCAAACTAACGTCTACTTCCCTAAAACCGATGCTGTAACCTTTGAGCAAGCCAACGCCCCTCAGATTATTG CCAAGTTAAAGGAGCTGAATGAAGGTGCCCCTCAGGAGCACAAGCTCTCTGAGGAAACCATGGAAAGTCTTGAGGGACTGTTGCAGGTGGTGTGTGAAGCCAACTCACCTGAGCCTCCACCAACCATTCAGCAGATCAGCCTCCTCTGGAAGGTCTCGCACTGGCCTGaag AAATTGTATTTCCTGTCCTGGACATCCTGAGGCTGGCAGTGCGCCACCCGCAGGTTAACGAGAGCCTCTGCGGTGAGGCAGAAGGAGTCCAGCTGTGCAACCACCTGCTGAGCCTGATGAGGCCCGAGGGCCGCCCTGCCAACCAGTTGCTGGCGCTGCGCACTCTGTGCAACTGCTTCAGCGGCAGACACGGTCGGGCTCTCCTCATGTCCCAGCGTGAAACGATACTGTCGCGCGCTGCCGACCTGGCCGCCGTCTGCAACAAGAACATCCACATCGCCCTAGCAACTTTGGTGCTGAACTACGCAGGCTGCCTTCACAGCCAGCCCGACCTCGAGGCCAAGGCTCAGTGTCTGTCTGTGGCCAGCAGGGCTCTGGAGACGGTACAGGACAAggaggctatatttaggctgcTGGTGGCCTTGGGAACCACTGTGGCCTCGGACCAGACAGCCCAGGACTTGGCACGCTCCCTAGGTGTCGGCTCACAGATTTCCAGGTACTCCACAGTGTCTGAGCCGTCAAAGGTGGGCGAGTGTTGCCAGCTGGTTTTAAAAGCACTACACTGA
- the haus6 gene encoding HAUS augmin-like complex subunit 6 isoform X2, giving the protein MNMFDKPNKDAFYLVTHFLLEKLNPGRFHEAYRHCWPVLDHKADAEFRKVTCTWLREIMDETANAGSKVVMSLFLSPGGPKFIGLMLHLASHVMLQDMKTFTTDRSWVPEAAATPASTSDMAVVRLNLARSRFLKAAVDQDRFLHDYQRRAQALVKSMRDIKADGAKYDQLLKRHVSEADQDADSLSEKIRKVRTLWSAIEGMLSAIKEEQTAVESVLKGEVDQHILDGTNRVLKLPRCLLDRIEHLPHQLNSGNVYEAGQLNLLCVMELLTHALQLLKEERCQVSAAPKSQPGAQHLQEKCHQMSRVLQELHLVRQKLSKEEIPEVRRAIRELQADWDRRWMHTLKEKPLVSFLNEDPALGFLSPMAPLSFEPAPEATYRHSIFAQFPAKLLEEKPAEMESAESVNTRLHIRSCPTVSSTTEHPVVPEVSRANTSLDWLFDTLPSPPRKATAEPPLQASVRKTAHQKTAPLKTETEILDLEYENLADQFADAITATGPSEIRGKGLDLQGLLGTLQKDPFSARKQLPRTPESLIMDVKSSWRKAVQEDEAKERCLSTELNDSITGRLCPDNQLQNISPDAPSQTASHTPAPTLTAQNSSSVCQQRVFLKSSLLWDTFNTEAHDNPSGMSALQFSLDHETLPEMPSCDSLNLEDEAVDMTSEEEEEVLIPSLKAKLKQTLLTSPHRGSNKVPLMESVGTAEGLSGYRDSSMEKSWLLEPATSEENTKAFSLDLDSLDSPPKNQEYSLPTLITFSPI; this is encoded by the exons AT GAATATGTTCGACAAACCAAACAAAGACGCCTTCTACTTGGTAACCCACTTCCTGTTGGAGAAACTCAATCCTGGTCGCTTTCATGAAGCATACAG GCACTGCTGGCCGGTTTTGGACCACAAAGCAGATGCTGAGTTCCGCAAGGTTACCTGTACCTGGCTGCGGGAAATCATG GATGAAACCGCCAATGCTGGATCTAAAGTGGTGATGTCATTGTTCCTGTCCCCCGGTGGTCCCAAGTTCATCGGCTTGATGCTTCATTTAGCCAGCCATGTGATGTTGCAGGACATGAAAACATTCACCACAG ATAGGAGTTGGGTTCCGGAGGCTGCAGCCACGCCTGCATCCACCTCGGATATGGCAGTGGTAAGGCTAAATCTCGCCCGTAGCAGGTTCTTGAAAGCTGCAGTGGATCAGGACCGTTTTCTCCATGACTACCAAAGACGAGCTCA GGCTCTGGTTAAGTCCATGAGAGACATCAAAGCGGATGGTGCCAAGTACGATCAGCTCCTCAA GCGTCACGTTTCTGAAGCTGATCAGGATGCAGATTCTCTCTCTGAGAAGATCAGGAAG GTGCGTACTTTGTGGTCAGCCATTGAAGGAATGCTATCTGCTATCAAGGAGGAGCAAACTGCAGTGGAAAGTGTCTTAAAAGGGGAAGTAGATCAGCACATCCTGGATGGGACAAATCGCGTCCTCAAACTTCCTCGTTGTCTACTGGACAGAATCGAGCATCTTCCACATCAG TTAAATTCAGGGAACGTGTATGAGGCTGGCCAGCTGAACCTCCTCTGTGTGATGGAGTTGTTGACTCATGCGCTGCAGCTTCTGAAAGAGGAACGTTGTCAGGTCTCTGCTGCCCCCAAGTCCCAGCCTGGTGCTCAGCACCTTCAGGAAAAGTGCCACCAGATGTCCCGGGTGCTGCAGGAGCTCCACCTCGTCAG GCAGAAACTTTCCAAGGAGGAAATTCCAGAAGTCAGGAGAGCCATCAGAGAGCTTCAGGCGGACTGGGACCGGAGGTGGATGCATACTCTGAAAGAAAAGCCCCTTGTGTCCTTCCTGAATGAAGATCCT gCTCTTGGTTTCCTCTCACCAATGGCTCCACTGTCTTTCGAACCGGCTCCTGAAGCTACATACAGGCATAGTATCTTTGCTCAGTTTCCTGCAAAACTCCTTG AAGAAAAGCCTGCAGAGATGGAGTCAGCAGAAAGTGTGAACACACGTCTTCATATCAGAAG ttgtcCTACGGTGTCCAGCACAACTGAACATCCTGTTGTCCCTGAAGTATCAAGAGCAAATACATCTCTGGACTGGCTTTTTGACACGCTGCCATCCCCTCCTCGGAAGGCCACAGCTGAACCACCACTTCAG GCCAGCGTTCGCAAGACAGCCCATCAGAAGACGGCTCCACTGAAGACAGAAACGGAGATTTTAGATTTGGAATATGAAAACCTTGCTGATCAG TTTGCAGACGCTATAACTGCGACTGGTCCTTCTGAGATCCGAGGGAAAGGTCTGGATCTGCAGGGTCTTCTCGGCACCCTTCAGAAGGATCCCTTCTCTGCTAGAAAGCAGCTGCCTCGTACACCTGAGAGCTTGA TAATGGATGTGAAAAGCTCCTGGAGAAAGGCCGTCCAAGAGGATGAAGCCAAAGAAAGGTGCCTGTCAACTGAGTTGAACGACAGCATAACTGGGCGACTCTGCCCTGACAATCAGCTGCAAAATATCAGCCCTGATGCTCCCTCCCAGACTGCATCCCACACGCCTGCCCCCACTCTCACGGCTCAGAACAGCTCCTCTGTCTGCCAACAGCGAGTCTTCCTCAAGTCTTCTCTTTTATGGGATACCTTCAACACTGAGGCCCATGACAACCCCAGTGGCATGAGCGCCCTTCAGTTTAGCCTAGACCACGAAACCCTGCCTGAAATGCCGAGCTGCGACAGTTTGAACCTCGAGGACGAAGCTGTAGATATGACAAgcgaggaagaggaagaggtgCTCATCCCCTCCTTAAAGGCCAAGTTAAAGCAGACCCTACTGACCTCACCTCATCGAGGGAGCAACAAAGTCCCCCTGATGGAAAGCGTCGGGACAGCTGAAGGTTTGTCAGGCTACAGGGACTCTAGTATGGAGAAAAGCTGGTTGCTTGAACCTGCAACATCAGAAGAGAATACCAAGGCGTTTTCACTGGATCTGGATTCACTGGATTCACCTCCAAAGAACCAAGAGTACAGCCTGCCGACACTGATCACCTTCTCCCCTATATAG
- the zdhhc21 gene encoding palmitoyltransferase ZDHHC21, giving the protein MKLRLHFVVDPMGWLCISLVFGIWLYNTFFIPKLVLFPHYDEGHIPWALVVCYYIASALCVVALFRASTADPGRLPVDPHIPHSEREHWELCNKCNLMRPKRSHHCSRCGHCVRRMDHHCPWINNCVGEDNHWLFLQLCFYAQVLSLFTLVLDFCQYYYFQPLRRPDQERFTTRHELALLRISALMGVVMFGGMSSLFYTQMNGILSDMTTIEKMSQFSSETYGSKRSWQWALAEVCGTRWKLLWLLPLRSRQPLQASHHYRSHV; this is encoded by the exons ATGAAGCTTCGACTTCACTTTGTAGTGGATCCCATGGGATGGCTCTGCATCAGCTTGGTGTTTGGGATCTGGCTCTATAACACTTTCTTCATTCCCAAACTGGTGCTGTTCCCACACTATGATGAAGGGCACATCCCTTGGGCTTTAGTTGTTT GTTATTACATAGCATCGGCTCTCTGTGTAGTGGCGCTGTTCAGAGCTTCCACTGCGGATCCTGGCCGTCTTCCTGTGGACCCACATATACCTCACTCTg AAAGAGAACACTGGGAGTTGTGCAATAAGTGCAACTTAATGAGACCTAAAAGGTCGCACCACTGCAGCCGCTGTGGCCACTGTGTGCGCAGGATGGATCACCACTGCCCCTG gatCAATAACTGTGTGGGAGAAGACAACCACTGGCTCTTCCTGCAGCTGTGTTTTTACGCCCAGGTCCTCAGCTTATTCACTCTGGTGCTGGACTTTTGCCAGTACTATTATTTCCAGCCACTGAGGAGACCAGACCAG gaAAGGTTTACAACACGTCATGAACTGGCTCTGCTGCGAATCTCAGCTCTGATGGGTGTGGTCATGTTCGGTGGCATGTCGAGCTTGTTTTACACACAAATGAATGGCATCCTCTCT gACATGACCACCATTGAGAAAATGTCTCAGTTCTCCAGTGAAAC ATATGGATCAAAAAGATCGTGGCAGTGGGCGCTTGCCGAAGTTTGTGGCACTCGCTGGAAACTTCTGTGGCTCCTGCCGCTGCGCAGCAGACAGCCTCTCCAGGCCAGCCACCACTACCGCAGCCACGTGTAG